Within Micromonospora parathelypteridis, the genomic segment CGGCGGCTTGCTTCGGGATGGCGCTTCTATCACCTCTGTGATTTTGACTGCCCGTAGAGAATGCGTGAAAAAAGCAGCGGCCCCCTTGTCGGCGTTCACACTGCGCTACCAGACTTCTACCGTCACTGTTCAAGGAGGCGAAATGCCACGGGCAGGTATGGGCGTTGTGGTGCTCATGGCGTTGCTGATCGGAGGCTTGTTCATGATCGGCGGGTCCCTGATGGTCATTCCGGGACGCGTCACCCGCCTGCTCAATGAGGCATTCGTCATCGTCCCTCGGGTTGATGGGCGCTTTGCCCCCGTCAAGCGGGTGATCGCGATGCTCATCGGTGCAGCGCTCGTCGGCTACGGAGCATTTTTCCTCTACGATGTCATCCTCGCAGCCGTGTTCTTCAATGACCCGGTGCGGCGAGGATGACCAGCCGGGGTAGCCAGGCTGCCCCCTATATGCCGGCCTCAATGGCGATAGCCTTACCGATGACCATAAATACGGCGGGTACGATCCAACGCCCGGAGCCGGTCGCCCTGGTCGGACACTCCTACGGTGGCGCGGTGATCACCGCGACGGGTACGTCGCGGCGTTCGCGCCGGATCGGGGCGAGTCGGTCAACACGCTCATCGCGGATCCGCCGCCCCAGTGCCGCCGATCCTGCCGCCTCGGGACGGATTCCTGTTCCTGGACCGGGAGAAGTTCGCCGCCTCGTTCGCCGGTGATCTCCCCGCCGAGCAGGCGGCCTTCATGGCCGACTCGCAGGTCCCGTGGGGTCTGGAGGCGCTGAGCGGTGAGATCACCGAGCCGGCCTGGCGCACCAAGCCCAGCTGGTATCTGGTCGCCACCGATGACCGCATGATCCCTCCGCCGGCCCAGCGGGTGATGTCCGAACGCGCCGGCTCGACAGTGGTCGAGTCTCCGGGCAGTCACGCTGTCTACGTGTCGCAGCCGGGCGCGGTCGCGGCGATCATCCACGAGGCCGCCACCGCGCTGAAGTGACCGGGTACGACGCGTGGGTCGGCCGGCGCGCAGGTGAACGCTGGTCTGGCGGGGCTTACCCACGCGTTCCCGAAATTCACATCGTGGGGCGTCAGCGCAGCGCGACCTCACCCGCCTGGATGGCACGCACCGTGCGCTCGACAGTCTCCTGATTTTCGCCGACCGGAGCCACGTAATCGATGACGCGACGTGCGGCGTCCTCCCCGAGCACTCGACTGATCACCCACGCGGCGAGGTACTGGGAGGCCAGGCAACCGCCAGCGGTGGC encodes:
- a CDS encoding alpha/beta hydrolase; the protein is MPPILPPRDGFLFLDREKFAASFAGDLPAEQAAFMADSQVPWGLEALSGEITEPAWRTKPSWYLVATDDRMIPPPAQRVMSERAGSTVVESPGSHAVYVSQPGAVAAIIHEAATALK